In a single window of the Streptomyces sp. CGMCC 4.7035 genome:
- a CDS encoding alpha/beta fold hydrolase: MPYITVGQENSTSIELYYEDHGTGQPVVLIHGFPLDGHSWERQSAVLLDAGYRVITYDRRGFGQSSQPTTGYDYDTFAADLNTVLETLDVRDAVLVGFSMGTGEVARYVSTYGSARVAKVAFLASLEPCLLKSDDNPDGVAPKEFFDGVVAAVKADRYAYYTAFYKDFYNLDENLGTRISEEAVRNSWNVAAGGGFFAAAAAPSTWYTDFRADIPAIDVPALILHGTGDRILPVEGTARPFHKALPSADYVEIEGAPHGLLWTHAEEVNAALLAFLAK, translated from the coding sequence ATGCCGTACATCACCGTGGGTCAGGAGAACTCCACTTCCATCGAGCTGTACTACGAGGACCATGGAACCGGGCAGCCGGTCGTCCTCATTCACGGCTTCCCGCTCGACGGCCACTCCTGGGAGCGGCAGTCGGCCGTGCTGCTCGACGCCGGCTACCGCGTGATCACGTACGACCGCCGTGGTTTCGGGCAGTCCAGCCAGCCGACGACCGGCTACGACTACGACACCTTCGCGGCCGACCTGAACACCGTGCTGGAGACCCTCGACGTGCGGGACGCCGTCCTGGTCGGCTTCTCCATGGGCACCGGAGAGGTCGCCCGGTACGTGTCCACGTACGGCTCCGCCCGGGTCGCCAAGGTGGCTTTCCTGGCCTCGCTGGAGCCCTGCCTGCTCAAGTCCGACGACAACCCGGACGGGGTGGCCCCGAAGGAGTTCTTCGACGGCGTTGTCGCGGCCGTGAAGGCCGACCGGTACGCGTACTACACCGCCTTCTACAAGGACTTCTACAACCTGGACGAGAACCTCGGCACCCGGATCAGCGAGGAGGCCGTACGCAACAGCTGGAACGTGGCGGCGGGCGGTGGTTTCTTCGCTGCCGCTGCCGCGCCGTCGACCTGGTACACCGACTTCCGGGCCGACATCCCGGCCATCGACGTACCGGCCCTGATCCTGCACGGCACGGGCGACCGGATCCTGCCCGTCGAGGGGACCGCGCGGCCGTTCCACAAGGCGCTCCCGTCCGCCGACTACGTGGAGATCGAGGGCGCCCCGCACGGTCTGCTGTGGACCCACGCGGAAGAGGTCAACGCCGCGCTCCTGGCGTTCCTGGCGAAGTGA
- a CDS encoding SsgA family sporulation/cell division regulator, whose protein sequence is MTQSFSGAGDWTSVTHEVVVHVIVTDEPPISLPAELRYDRRDPYAVCLSLGGTSTGTVDWVFARSLLAQGLRRPVGEGDVLVLPGHRCHRNSVRLVVRSTKGAAVLEIAASAVTVFLQQADLVVPPGAEGLHIDLDRLIAELMAGRE, encoded by the coding sequence ATGACTCAGTCGTTTTCCGGCGCCGGCGACTGGACCTCCGTCACCCATGAGGTGGTGGTGCACGTCATCGTCACGGACGAACCGCCGATATCACTGCCCGCCGAGCTGCGCTACGACAGGAGAGACCCCTACGCCGTGTGCCTCTCCCTGGGAGGCACATCGACCGGCACGGTCGACTGGGTTTTCGCCCGCAGTCTCCTGGCGCAGGGTCTGCGCCGGCCGGTGGGTGAGGGAGATGTCCTCGTGCTACCCGGGCACCGCTGCCATCGCAACTCGGTGCGCCTGGTCGTCAGGTCCACCAAGGGAGCCGCCGTGCTGGAAATCGCGGCTTCGGCAGTCACCGTTTTTCTGCAACAGGCCGATCTGGTCGTGCCACCGGGCGCGGAGGGGCTGCATATCGACCTGGACCGCCTCATCGCCGAGCTCATGGCGGGACGCGAATGA
- a CDS encoding FMN reductase, which translates to MKLVAVSAGLSTPSSTRLLADRLAESVRDELSAEGHDVEVEVIELRELAVAVANNLVTGFPPPQLATAIDAVTGAAGLITVSPVFTASYSGLFKSFFDLIDPAALTGKPVLIAATGGTARHSLVLEHALRPLFAYLRAVVVPTAVYAASEDWGSGGDEYTEGLPARIRRAGGELAALMAARPAEAASEEDDITALERQLSDLRFD; encoded by the coding sequence ATGAAGTTGGTCGCCGTGTCCGCAGGACTGAGCACTCCGTCCTCCACACGCCTGCTGGCGGACCGTCTCGCCGAGTCGGTCCGCGACGAACTCTCCGCCGAGGGCCACGACGTGGAGGTCGAGGTCATCGAGCTGCGGGAACTGGCCGTCGCCGTCGCGAACAACCTCGTGACCGGCTTCCCGCCGCCGCAACTGGCCACCGCGATCGACGCGGTGACGGGTGCCGCGGGTCTGATCACTGTCAGCCCCGTGTTCACCGCGTCCTACAGCGGGCTGTTCAAGTCCTTCTTCGACCTGATCGACCCGGCCGCCCTCACCGGCAAGCCGGTCCTGATCGCGGCGACCGGAGGCACGGCCCGCCACTCCCTGGTCCTGGAGCACGCCCTGCGCCCGCTTTTCGCCTACCTGCGGGCCGTCGTCGTCCCCACCGCGGTGTACGCGGCGTCCGAGGATTGGGGATCCGGTGGCGACGAGTACACCGAGGGCCTGCCCGCACGCATACGGCGGGCGGGCGGCGAGCTGGCAGCCCTTATGGCCGCCCGCCCGGCCGAGGCGGCGTCGGAGGAGGACGACATCACCGCGCTCGAGCGGCAGCTCTCCGACCTGCGCTTCGACTGA
- a CDS encoding cytochrome ubiquinol oxidase subunit I — protein MASPTVVELSRWQFAITAIFHMTFPALTVGLSVLLAVVYTIYVRTGNPLYLQIFRFWKKIFAVGFGLGVVAGTVMTFEFGLNWGTYAHAVGPIIGVTIGMEVITAFFLEAGFIGLMLYGDGRIRPRTMALASWMVAFGTLLSTTWILSANSWMQDPVGYQKVDGQFHARDWIGILLNPAFAHRFPHMLLAVLISAAWFVGGISAWYLVKNRVHAQPMARRCLSIALGVLAVLMPIQLYVGDGTAVFMGQHQLPKLEAFEGNWKSDNNGYNLLIVPDMNKGENRLHVEIPYLGSVIAQDLSGRTTTPGLLGTPPDERPNMWTTFYGFRAMYFTALLMFGTAFAGLVLRMRRRLFDSPRFLRWMVWMTPAGIIAITGGWIVAETGRQPWVVYGQLRTSDAVSHLTTFEVAASLAGFVLLYACLLAIWARYIVRTVKAGPEALPTGPASPDASEALVA, from the coding sequence ATGGCTTCGCCGACCGTGGTCGAACTGTCACGATGGCAGTTCGCGATCACCGCGATCTTCCATATGACCTTTCCCGCGCTGACCGTCGGACTCTCCGTGCTCCTCGCGGTCGTGTACACGATCTACGTCCGCACCGGAAACCCCCTGTACCTGCAGATCTTCCGGTTCTGGAAGAAGATCTTCGCCGTCGGCTTCGGCCTGGGCGTGGTCGCGGGCACGGTGATGACCTTCGAGTTCGGCCTCAACTGGGGCACGTACGCCCACGCGGTCGGTCCGATCATCGGTGTCACCATCGGCATGGAAGTGATCACTGCCTTCTTCCTGGAGGCGGGATTCATCGGCCTGATGCTCTACGGGGACGGACGGATCCGCCCGCGCACGATGGCCCTGGCCAGTTGGATGGTCGCCTTCGGAACGCTGCTGTCCACGACCTGGATCCTGTCTGCCAACAGCTGGATGCAGGACCCGGTCGGCTATCAGAAGGTCGACGGCCAGTTCCACGCCAGGGACTGGATCGGCATCCTGCTCAACCCCGCCTTCGCCCATCGCTTCCCGCACATGCTGCTGGCCGTGCTGATCAGCGCCGCCTGGTTCGTCGGCGGGATCTCCGCCTGGTACCTGGTCAAGAACCGGGTGCACGCCCAGCCCATGGCCCGCCGCTGTCTGTCCATCGCACTCGGTGTGCTGGCGGTCCTGATGCCCATTCAGCTGTACGTGGGAGACGGCACGGCGGTCTTCATGGGACAGCACCAGCTCCCCAAGCTCGAGGCGTTCGAGGGCAACTGGAAGAGCGACAACAACGGCTACAACCTGCTCATCGTCCCCGACATGAACAAGGGCGAGAACAGGCTGCATGTGGAGATTCCCTATCTCGGCTCGGTCATCGCCCAGGACCTCAGCGGCAGGACGACGACGCCCGGACTGCTGGGGACCCCGCCCGACGAGCGCCCCAACATGTGGACCACCTTCTACGGTTTCCGCGCGATGTACTTCACCGCGCTGCTCATGTTCGGTACGGCCTTCGCGGGCCTGGTCCTGCGCATGCGGCGGCGCCTCTTCGACTCCCCGCGCTTCCTGCGGTGGATGGTGTGGATGACCCCGGCCGGAATCATCGCCATCACCGGCGGATGGATCGTCGCCGAGACGGGCCGCCAGCCCTGGGTGGTCTACGGCCAGCTGCGCACCTCCGACGCGGTCTCCCACCTGACCACATTCGAAGTCGCCGCCAGCCTGGCCGGTTTCGTTCTGCTCTACGCCTGTCTGCTGGCCATCTGGGCCCGCTACATCGTCCGCACGGTCAAGGCCGGCCCCGAGGCACTGCCCACCGGGCCTGCCTCGCCCGACGCATCGGAGGCCCTCGTTGCTTGA
- a CDS encoding AraC-like ligand-binding domain-containing protein produces the protein MPEPQQLSGTFYTTDSVPIHQRQTYWREALSQTFPAVDISVLEEVRSGTIRTSPLGHLQTNAVDGAPLRARRTPRLIAQGNDEYVGVELLCRGVARVEQDAREACLNPGEIFFFDMARPMRLEFPHHFQTKFLVLPRQVLGLRESDLQRITATPIRPDTAMGSLLSPFLTKLVDTAATYPSRTGEVLARHVVDLLTVLAEERLRQGAGDTPSGAQVLLLRIQAFIDRHLADPDLTPEAIAQAHQISVRYLHKLFQTEDVTVSRWIQRRRLQECRRELARRESASRTIAAVARRWGFPSAAHFSRVFRDSYGMSPVQWRDAAVRGPRVSPSPSGASSVPEAVG, from the coding sequence ATGCCGGAGCCACAGCAGCTCTCGGGCACCTTCTACACCACGGATTCGGTACCCATCCATCAAAGACAGACGTACTGGCGCGAAGCCCTCTCCCAGACATTCCCCGCAGTTGACATATCCGTCCTGGAGGAGGTCCGCTCGGGAACCATCCGAACGTCCCCGCTGGGCCATCTGCAGACCAATGCGGTGGATGGCGCCCCTCTGCGGGCGCGGCGGACTCCGCGGTTGATCGCACAGGGCAATGACGAGTACGTGGGCGTCGAGCTTTTGTGCAGGGGCGTCGCCAGAGTCGAGCAGGACGCCCGCGAGGCCTGTCTGAATCCAGGGGAGATCTTCTTCTTCGACATGGCACGCCCCATGCGGCTGGAGTTCCCCCATCACTTCCAGACGAAATTCCTTGTCCTGCCGCGGCAGGTTCTGGGCCTGAGAGAGTCCGACCTGCAACGGATCACGGCGACACCCATCCGGCCCGACACAGCGATGGGCTCACTGCTGTCACCCTTTCTGACCAAGCTCGTGGACACGGCGGCAACGTACCCGTCGCGAACCGGTGAGGTACTCGCTCGTCACGTTGTCGACCTTCTCACTGTCCTGGCCGAGGAGCGACTTCGCCAGGGGGCAGGTGACACACCGAGCGGCGCCCAGGTGCTGCTGCTGCGGATCCAGGCATTCATCGACCGGCATCTGGCCGATCCGGACCTGACGCCGGAGGCCATAGCCCAGGCCCACCAGATCTCCGTGCGCTACCTGCACAAGCTCTTCCAGACCGAGGACGTCACCGTCAGCCGGTGGATCCAGCGCCGTCGGCTGCAGGAGTGCCGACGTGAGCTGGCCCGACGGGAGTCGGCGAGCCGGACCATCGCCGCAGTGGCTCGCCGGTGGGGTTTCCCCAGTGCCGCCCACTTCAGCCGGGTGTTCCGGGACTCTTACGGGATGTCCCCCGTCCAGTGGCGGGATGCTGCGGTACGAGGGCCGCGCGTGTCCCCGTCGCCGAGTGGCGCGTCGAGCGTGCCGGAGGCCGTGGGGTAG
- a CDS encoding ATP-binding cassette domain-containing protein, with protein MKRVSAWRLLRTATPLRALLIGMLPAAAAELSGAALLGVSGWFLTTCAVVTLQANTTWSWMYPSGAVRTLALTRTGLRYVERLANHRTMLASQVALRARLARGAAHLTPHKLRGQRDGTLLTRLTVDVETVAGLPANAIAPLVAAVTTACLVEALLLWAMPLMGAAELVVWAAGLACARQAHRRARTHLAAAAEARAALRTVLLGSRAAFNELRCLDALPQARRTATNATAAVERAEWAAARAERDGRLSLRLAAAVGQAAVLVIGLRGAPAQPVAVVVGEVLLVAAGWELLERLPRLMQCLAQAGDAAERLAPLAPFAADERPQDRPRPTARSIETNGLPINGSPAKLTVTLKGPVLVLVTGPNGSGKSTLLNRLAGRVPAPVGTVLLDGTPVHELPTQAVAETVTLVEADDWLADDTVAANLRQAAPSADAAALRDVLAVVGLSALPLDTPVGPGGRLLSQGQRRRLATARAVLRRPPVLLLDEPSAGLDRPTAEALLAALPQALPETAVVIAMQEQDLDLLDRTPTTVIRLGRAADRPHLPEWAAPYTPGRAAAARVGGAVRSSVLGD; from the coding sequence ATGAAGCGCGTCAGCGCCTGGCGGCTGCTGCGCACCGCGACCCCGCTCCGCGCCCTCCTGATCGGCATGCTGCCGGCCGCGGCAGCCGAACTCAGTGGCGCCGCACTGCTCGGTGTGTCCGGCTGGTTCCTGACGACCTGCGCCGTGGTCACCCTCCAGGCCAACACGACCTGGTCCTGGATGTATCCCTCGGGCGCCGTCCGGACACTGGCCCTGACCCGCACCGGTCTGCGCTACGTCGAACGCCTCGCCAACCATCGGACAATGCTGGCCTCCCAGGTGGCCCTGCGCGCTCGGCTGGCCCGTGGTGCTGCCCACCTCACCCCCCACAAGCTGCGCGGACAACGTGACGGGACGCTGCTCACCCGGCTCACCGTCGATGTGGAGACCGTCGCGGGCCTGCCCGCGAACGCCATCGCCCCGTTGGTGGCAGCGGTCACCACCGCGTGCCTGGTCGAGGCCTTGCTGCTGTGGGCCATGCCGCTCATGGGGGCGGCCGAACTGGTCGTCTGGGCGGCCGGCCTCGCCTGCGCCCGGCAAGCCCACCGCCGTGCGCGAACCCACCTGGCCGCCGCGGCCGAGGCCAGGGCCGCGCTTCGTACCGTACTGCTCGGCAGCCGGGCCGCTTTCAACGAACTGCGGTGCCTGGATGCCCTGCCGCAGGCTCGGCGGACGGCCACCAACGCGACAGCCGCCGTCGAGCGTGCCGAGTGGGCCGCTGCCCGAGCCGAACGGGATGGCCGTCTGTCACTGCGTCTTGCGGCCGCGGTCGGCCAGGCAGCGGTACTGGTCATCGGCCTGCGCGGCGCCCCCGCCCAGCCGGTCGCCGTCGTGGTGGGCGAGGTGCTGCTCGTGGCGGCCGGGTGGGAGCTCCTGGAGAGACTTCCCCGGCTGATGCAGTGTCTGGCGCAGGCGGGGGACGCGGCCGAACGCCTCGCTCCCCTCGCTCCCTTCGCCGCTGACGAGCGGCCCCAGGACCGACCGCGGCCGACGGCCCGCTCCATCGAGACGAACGGTCTCCCGATCAACGGCTCGCCGGCGAAACTCACCGTGACCCTGAAAGGCCCTGTCCTGGTGCTGGTCACCGGCCCCAACGGCAGCGGGAAGTCGACCCTGCTCAACCGGCTCGCCGGGCGCGTACCGGCTCCCGTCGGCACGGTCCTGCTCGACGGCACGCCCGTGCACGAGCTGCCGACGCAGGCCGTCGCCGAAACGGTGACCCTCGTCGAGGCCGACGACTGGCTCGCCGACGACACGGTGGCGGCCAATCTGCGTCAGGCGGCACCGTCGGCCGACGCCGCCGCACTACGGGACGTACTGGCAGTGGTCGGCCTGTCGGCCCTGCCGCTGGACACACCGGTCGGCCCCGGCGGGCGCCTGCTGTCCCAAGGGCAACGAAGGCGCCTCGCCACGGCTCGCGCCGTGCTGAGGCGTCCCCCGGTCCTGCTGCTGGACGAACCGTCCGCCGGACTGGACCGCCCCACCGCCGAGGCGCTCCTGGCCGCGCTGCCCCAAGCGCTGCCCGAGACCGCGGTGGTGATCGCCATGCAGGAGCAGGACCTTGACCTGCTGGACCGGACGCCGACCACCGTCATCCGGCTCGGGCGGGCCGCCGACCGGCCGCACCTGCCCGAGTGGGCGGCCCCGTACACGCCGGGCCGGGCCGCCGCCGCACGGGTGGGCGGCGCGGTCCGCTCTTCCGTGCTCGGTGACTGA
- a CDS encoding ABC transporter ATP-binding protein/permease, which produces MSTATVLLDELAAEGREDRAAARLKEWAALGLPQLRCAGLLRGAAQLGTVTWSGGLAWGAQRGLSALRGDPHPSAVLLPALLMVAGVALRAGLLAAGDAAAARGARTVRESLRGRLVEAALPVHGPARTDLDDAAPAQAVDSEVDRLTDWLTDYLPARTTMLLGSGLTLAAIACGSWFVALLVLAATPLLPANLKVIGLGTQTAVRAQLEAIRAHQARLLDHLRGLPTLVGLGAHDEAAGATARHDQEVAHRTEKVLRIAFLSTAWIELLITGTLAVVATYCGLVLLDYLRVPLVPDHMSLSAALFVLVLVPAYFAPARDLAAGYHARAQATATADLLAPILDAPGENLIPATEPVRPARRTAAPPGVRLESVRVHHPGRERPALDGVSVDLAPARCLAVTGPSGAGKSTLLAVAAGLCAPDGGRVLHLLDGRAVPADPRRVSWVGQPAHLLPGTLRENLLLARPTANDHELLDAVASLGFEDLLAALPRGLDTPLGERGTGLSSGQSQQLALVRALLRDAPLLCLDEPSAHLDPEAERRVLSALRTLTRDRTVLLATHSPALLPLADQVIVLDQGIVLDRDIVLDQDIGMDQDIVPDQGIGMNQGRAR; this is translated from the coding sequence GTGAGCACCGCCACCGTGCTCCTAGACGAACTGGCCGCAGAGGGGCGCGAAGACCGGGCGGCCGCCAGGCTGAAGGAATGGGCGGCTCTCGGGCTGCCTCAGCTGCGGTGCGCGGGACTCCTGCGCGGCGCGGCACAGCTCGGCACCGTCACCTGGTCGGGCGGTCTTGCCTGGGGCGCCCAGCGAGGACTGTCCGCACTGCGCGGCGACCCGCACCCTTCGGCCGTCCTGCTCCCCGCCCTGCTGATGGTGGCCGGCGTGGCCCTGCGAGCCGGATTGCTGGCCGCGGGCGACGCGGCAGCCGCACGCGGCGCCCGCACCGTACGCGAGTCCCTGCGCGGCCGGCTCGTCGAGGCGGCGCTGCCCGTCCACGGCCCGGCCCGCACCGACCTGGACGACGCCGCGCCGGCCCAGGCCGTCGACAGCGAAGTGGACCGGTTGACCGACTGGCTCACCGACTACCTGCCCGCGCGAACCACCATGCTGCTGGGCAGCGGCCTCACCTTGGCGGCGATCGCCTGCGGCAGTTGGTTCGTCGCCCTGCTCGTGCTGGCCGCCACTCCACTGCTGCCGGCCAACCTGAAGGTCATCGGCCTGGGCACGCAGACCGCCGTCCGCGCCCAACTGGAGGCGATCCGCGCCCACCAGGCTCGGCTGCTGGACCATCTGCGCGGCCTGCCCACCCTGGTCGGGCTCGGCGCTCACGACGAAGCGGCCGGTGCGACGGCCCGGCACGACCAGGAAGTCGCCCATCGCACCGAGAAGGTGCTGCGGATCGCCTTCCTTTCCACCGCGTGGATCGAACTGCTCATCACCGGCACCCTCGCCGTGGTCGCGACCTACTGCGGCCTGGTCCTGCTCGACTACCTGCGCGTGCCCCTCGTACCGGACCACATGAGCCTGTCCGCCGCGCTGTTCGTCCTCGTCCTGGTGCCCGCCTACTTCGCTCCGGCCCGTGACCTGGCCGCCGGGTACCACGCCCGCGCCCAGGCGACCGCCACCGCGGACCTGCTGGCCCCGATACTGGACGCGCCCGGCGAGAACCTCATACCGGCCACCGAACCGGTCCGGCCCGCACGACGGACCGCGGCGCCACCCGGGGTACGCCTGGAATCGGTCAGGGTCCACCACCCCGGACGGGAGAGACCCGCCCTGGACGGCGTCAGCGTGGACCTCGCCCCGGCGCGGTGCCTCGCCGTCACCGGACCCAGCGGGGCGGGCAAGTCCACCTTGCTGGCCGTCGCGGCCGGCCTGTGCGCCCCGGACGGCGGACGCGTGCTCCACCTGCTGGACGGCCGCGCCGTCCCCGCCGATCCCCGCCGAGTCTCCTGGGTGGGCCAGCCGGCGCACCTGCTGCCCGGAACCCTGCGGGAGAACCTCCTCCTGGCCCGTCCCACCGCGAACGACCACGAGCTGCTGGACGCCGTCGCCTCCCTCGGATTCGAAGACCTCCTGGCCGCACTGCCGCGGGGGCTGGACACACCACTGGGCGAGCGTGGCACCGGCCTGTCCTCCGGCCAGTCCCAGCAGCTCGCCCTGGTCCGGGCACTGCTGCGGGACGCACCCCTGCTGTGTCTGGACGAACCCAGCGCCCACCTCGACCCGGAAGCGGAGCGGCGCGTCCTGTCCGCCCTGCGGACCCTGACCCGCGACCGTACCGTCCTGCTCGCCACCCACAGTCCCGCACTGCTACCGCTGGCGGACCAAGTCATCGTGCTGGACCAGGGCATCGTGCTGGACCGGGACATCGTGCTGGACCAGGACATCGGTATGGACCAGGACATCGTGCCGGACCAGGGCATCGGGATGAACCAAGGGAGGGCCCGATGA
- a CDS encoding cytochrome d ubiquinol oxidase subunit II produces MLEYASYALVLFSLGMYVVLDGYDLGVGMLSLAAPPARRREYTEIVATAWDANESWIILVGVVLWAGLPGAYAVVLPSVYLPLIVMLVSIILRGLGLEMQSAAGGYRRGWALLFGGASLAATVCQGLILGAVLTGPHHRNGTFEGAAFDWFSLYSVLCALGLVAVYLLAGAAWLQDKTEGWSPSGVRRTGRSLLVVTAVMALVLGMTLESADPQEFHLGQPVRAVLFWIAVAAAAVAGAVAWYGFGRRPDWRPFAAVATLMACGLVGLAVASVPVVVPPGLTVHQAASPHSSQLFLVLGVGLSMPFVLAYNVYAWRSFRGKYSDPVENPLPPLRARAHPVTIAPVSTSAPRTIVRRVLLVVIGILATALSQDVFGGVAEWIGPIGVTGLSCTALAAWIIGDRRDGRAGYYDAETRVETAP; encoded by the coding sequence TTGCTTGAGTACGCCAGTTACGCCCTGGTTCTCTTCTCGCTCGGCATGTACGTCGTCCTCGACGGTTACGACCTCGGGGTGGGCATGCTCAGTCTGGCGGCCCCGCCGGCGCGTCGACGCGAGTACACCGAAATCGTCGCCACGGCCTGGGACGCCAACGAGAGCTGGATCATCCTGGTCGGCGTCGTTCTCTGGGCCGGCCTGCCCGGCGCCTACGCCGTGGTGCTGCCCAGCGTCTATCTGCCGCTGATCGTCATGCTGGTCTCCATCATCCTGCGCGGCCTCGGCCTGGAGATGCAGAGCGCGGCAGGCGGCTACCGGCGGGGCTGGGCGCTGCTGTTCGGCGGGGCGTCGCTCGCCGCCACCGTGTGCCAAGGCCTCATCCTCGGCGCCGTGCTCACCGGCCCGCACCATCGCAACGGGACCTTCGAGGGCGCGGCCTTCGACTGGTTCAGCCTCTACAGCGTGCTGTGCGCTCTCGGCCTGGTCGCTGTCTACCTGCTGGCCGGGGCCGCCTGGCTGCAGGACAAGACCGAAGGGTGGTCTCCATCTGGCGTCCGCCGTACCGGACGGTCCCTGCTGGTGGTCACCGCGGTCATGGCGCTCGTACTCGGCATGACGCTGGAGAGCGCCGACCCGCAGGAGTTCCACCTGGGGCAGCCCGTGCGGGCCGTGCTGTTCTGGATCGCCGTCGCCGCCGCTGCCGTGGCCGGCGCCGTCGCCTGGTACGGCTTCGGCCGCCGCCCCGACTGGCGGCCGTTCGCGGCCGTGGCCACGCTGATGGCCTGTGGGCTGGTGGGGCTGGCCGTGGCCTCCGTACCGGTCGTCGTGCCGCCCGGGCTGACCGTCCATCAGGCCGCGAGTCCCCACTCCTCCCAGCTCTTCCTGGTCCTCGGCGTCGGCTTGAGCATGCCCTTCGTGCTGGCCTACAACGTGTACGCCTGGCGGAGTTTCCGGGGCAAGTACAGCGATCCGGTCGAGAACCCTCTCCCGCCGCTGCGTGCGCGAGCCCACCCCGTCACGATCGCACCCGTGTCCACCAGCGCCCCGCGGACGATCGTGCGGCGGGTCCTGCTGGTGGTGATCGGGATCCTGGCCACCGCCTTGTCCCAGGACGTGTTCGGCGGCGTCGCCGAATGGATCGGCCCGATCGGTGTCACCGGGTTGTCCTGCACGGCACTGGCCGCCTGGATCATCGGAGACCGCCGCGACGGACGCGCCGGATACTACGACGCGGAGACCAGGGTGGAGACCGCCCCGTGA
- a CDS encoding LLM class flavin-dependent oxidoreductase, producing the protein MQFGIFTVGDVTTDPTNARTPSEHERIKAMVAIALKAEEVGLDVFATGEHHNPPFVPSSPTTMLGYIAARTEKLILSTATTLITTNDPVKIAEDYAMLQHLADGRVDLMMGRGNTGPVYPWFGQDIREGINLAKENYALLRRLWREDVVNWEGKFRTPLQGFTSTPRPLDGVAPFVWHGSIRSPEIADQAAFYGDGFFHNNIFWPAEHTRRMVQLYRRRYAHYGHGRPEEAIVGLGGQVFMRKNSQDAVREFRPYFDNAPVYGHGPSLEEFTEQTPLTVGSPQEVIERTLSFRETVGDYQRQLFLMDHAGLPLKTVLEQLDILGEEVVPVLREEFAKGRPADVPDAPTHAARVAAAAASEGVTAA; encoded by the coding sequence ATGCAATTCGGTATCTTCACGGTCGGTGATGTGACGACCGACCCGACCAATGCCCGTACGCCGTCGGAGCACGAACGCATCAAGGCGATGGTCGCCATCGCGCTCAAGGCCGAGGAGGTCGGCCTGGACGTCTTCGCGACCGGCGAGCACCACAACCCGCCGTTCGTGCCGTCGTCCCCGACCACCATGCTCGGCTACATAGCCGCCCGCACCGAGAAGCTGATACTTTCCACCGCCACCACGCTGATCACCACCAACGACCCGGTGAAGATCGCGGAGGACTATGCGATGCTCCAGCACCTGGCCGACGGCCGGGTCGACCTGATGATGGGCCGCGGCAACACCGGGCCGGTGTATCCGTGGTTCGGACAGGACATCCGGGAGGGCATCAACCTCGCCAAGGAGAACTACGCGCTGCTGCGTCGGCTGTGGCGCGAGGACGTGGTGAACTGGGAGGGCAAGTTCCGCACGCCCTTGCAGGGCTTCACTTCCACACCGCGTCCGCTGGACGGCGTCGCGCCGTTCGTCTGGCACGGCTCCATCCGCTCTCCGGAGATCGCCGACCAGGCGGCCTTCTACGGTGACGGCTTCTTCCACAACAACATCTTCTGGCCGGCCGAGCACACGAGGCGGATGGTCCAGCTGTACCGGCGACGGTACGCACACTACGGTCACGGCCGGCCCGAGGAGGCCATTGTCGGTCTCGGCGGGCAGGTGTTCATGCGGAAGAACTCGCAGGACGCCGTTCGGGAGTTCCGCCCCTACTTCGACAACGCGCCCGTCTACGGGCACGGACCGTCGCTGGAGGAGTTCACCGAGCAGACCCCACTGACGGTGGGCTCTCCCCAGGAAGTCATCGAGCGGACGCTGTCCTTCCGTGAGACCGTCGGCGACTATCAGCGGCAGCTGTTCCTGATGGACCACGCGGGCCTGCCCCTGAAGACGGTTCTGGAACAGCTCGACATCCTCGGCGAAGAGGTGGTGCCCGTCCTGCGCGAGGAGTTCGCGAAGGGCCGCCCGGCCGACGTACCGGACGCGCCGACGCACGCGGCGCGCGTCGCGGCTGCTGCGGCCTCGGAGGGAGTGACCGCCGCATGA